The genomic region TTTGACGGAGATTACCAAGAAtgagtcttggattctcataGAAGTTGGCCAAGGAATAATTAGCTATATCAACTCTTATTTACAAGAATTTTATTTAGATTAgaagtagtaacaacctataattccaaAGTCCTTTGATAAGGatgcaactttatttatttgagagcaaccggttatcatatgagatgatcattaattgatttaaggatcttgggatttataaaaattcgggtcgttcagaggtattttaaataacatgacgccctttttattagaaatcctaccacatatctttttatttaatccggtttctctgacacgtctgtcatacatgacacgtgtctttattctaatggacaggaattttcgaggtgttacataggGTTTAGTTCCTAAGCATGTATTCATCACTAATTTAGCCATAGCTTCTCTAATCCATACATAATTCGCGATTATGATGATTACTCAAATtttacaacttcacaaatcatcaaatttttacataccttatgatcccctagttcgggtgatcattaattcatgtCCGGTTGTGAATTTGAGCTTCATTTGGCCCTTCAATTGGATGGATTTGTTGGAAGTTAGGGCTTTGGCTCTAGAGCCTTCTCCTCTGGTCGATTACGCACACACACTTGTgcgtgtgtgttgtgttttttttaaataaaccaaaTTCCAAGTTATCcactttagtccctcatgttttggCTTGTTATTAAGTTAGCCACAACCTAATTCtttctaacaatattcccacttgttaactaggttaaacattcctagttatcTTAGTGGGTTCAGGGAATTTATGactcagtttattttaagtcccgttaactcgggccttttatccattttATTTTCTTAAAAGCTCTTATTcgctttttaattaatattaggattaattatttcaatcctaatatttaccgggttacttttaccactaacggtactttacccgtcttttagtattaacggggtttgattaccaaacccgttttcgagATGTTACATGCGCTACCAGCTATCAACAAAAAAGTTGACTCTCTCATCACTTTCCGCTGGAAGTGCTttttggattgctacaaagggtactaCCATCAAGTCCAAATGCTTGAAGACGAAGACAAGACCGCGTTCTGAACAGAGATGGGTATCTTTTGTTACACAAAGATGTCGTTCGACCTGAGGAACACGAGAGCCACGTATCAGCGTTTAATGGACAAGACCTTCAAGGATGAAATAGGTGCCAACATGGAAATTTACGTTGATGACCCAGTCATCATGAACACCGAAGAGGACATCATGCTCAAGGACATTGAGCATACGTTTTCCATTCTTCGCAAGATCAGGATGAAGCTAAATCCTTGTAAATCTTTTTTTTGGTATGGAGAAGGGTAAATTCCTAAGCTCCATCGCTACAAAGGATGATTTCCGCAATGAACCTCAATAAGGTTCAAGCCATTGAACGCATGCCCTCCCCAACACAATCAAAGAGGTACAAACACTAGCGGGACATTTGGCAGCACTCAACAGGTTCCTCACGAACCATGCTACTAAGTCATCTCGTTCACAAGCACCCTCCGCAACTGCTTGAAAAAGAAGCAATTCAATTGGATGCTAGAGGCGAACCGTGCTTTCAAGGAAATGAAGCAGTGTTTGATAGAGCTCCCTACTCTAATCGCGCCATGAGAGAAGGAACCACTTACACTATACCTATCCACATCCGACAAAGCGGTAGGCGTAGTTCTCTTGGTTGACAGAAAGGGAGTTCAAACACTAATTTACTATGTCAGTCGGGTGCTCACCGACCTAGAAACCCGATACTCCATCATGGAGAACTTTACCAGCTTCTTGGATAATCATAATTGCAAAAATTTTAAACGATAAGTTgctttttgacaaatttaaaaaatatattaaaagagtTGTTTTGACTAAAACAGCAGTTTACTTGCTAACAAAATAGTTTATACTACTAACAAAATAGTTTATACTATTCTTGTTTGTTTTTAATACATCGTCTATGTTTTAATAATGTATAAAACCCATTATCTTTGGATTTCATCTTTAACCTCCTTTGTTATTTTCTACTCCAACTCATAACACTAAAAACCAATCAAAAGcacatttattttatttgtttaaaataAGTTTAACCTAATCACAAACAAACTGAAGATAATATTTCATAACTGTTTTTGAAAGCAAAAGTTCATAGCATTGGAATATCATAGACAAAGTGAACACACAAAGTGTTGGAACTGGATACTTTATTCATAACATCACACATACATGCAGGAACAAAGAAAACTAGCACATGATGACCCACCAAAACAAACATGTCGAAGAAGGAACTACCCACTCTACCCAGTTATACCCAACGACTCTTTTCTAGAATAATAAGACTCAAAGCAAAAAATAACCTTAATGAAAAAGACACTTAATGCACACATAAAATATGTAGCATATATAGCCATGTAGAAGATGTGGATTATACGTCAACACATAGATGGTAAACCGGTAACTGTGATTCCACTTATTTTTATCCACTTCTAAACATAGTTGAATCACTCTTCTAGCTGAGCAATGATACTCGCGAACACTAGGTATCCTTGAGCCATATCAGAAAGAAGGCAATACTCATTATCCGCATGGTATGTAGCCGTCAGACCTGCATAAACAAATCCACACAGATAATAGATTAGTGGTTTATACATCGGCATAAATATACTATAACTCCTAATGATTAAATAAACAGTGTATTTATTCATCATAAGATAAATAAATGGTTATAAACAAAAAGTAGGTTTTAACTCAGATTATTACTTCTTTTAATAATAAAACAATTTAGGAGGTTACAAAGAAACAAATGCATACCATAACCTGTACTTTGAACATCATAACCTTTATCCTGTTTACAATAACAAGGTGTATAGAGTTAGAAATAAGAAAAAAGTTATGTGTAAAGGATAGAAATTACAAATGGTGTCTCACTTGTAGTTCTCGTACAAGTGGCAAACTCCCAGTTATTGAGTAGGGTTTTACATAACCGACAACTTCTTTTGTAGCTTGGTACAACACATGGTAGCCACGAGAATCCAAGTCCATTGCTATTCCCGATAACGCTTCATCATATGAAATCTCAATTCTGGTATTTTAACAAAACATTATTCATAAATCACCCAAAAAAAGGTAAACATTTTTTAAAGTAACAGGTCAATGAGTAATTTTATGCCAAAATTTTATATCAgtttattaataattaaaatatgattacaacttctaTGCAATAAAACACCACTACAAAATAGCCATCTTTGCGACAGACATATTTGTCGCAAATTTGTCAGAAAGTCTTTGCGACAGATTTGAGACAAATCAGTTTAGGGTGAAAAAACTTAAACGTGTTGAAAATTTTAggttgttttttgtttttacTTTCGTCGGAAGTTTGCTGGAAATTTGTCTTAAATGTTGAGTTGTGGGAAATTTGTCGGAAACTTTTGTTGCAAAAAAAGTAGTTTTCTTGTAGTGAAAACGATGGTATACTTTTTTTGAGACACTATGCTACCGTTGGAGAAGGAAAACATAAACCCGAATCAACCCATTGTCATGTAATCCAATAGAAATTCATATATGGTTTTTTGAGACTCTATGCTACTCTTAATATACATAAATATTTGACATACCTCCCTCTAAGGTTCTCATCCGGTAGAACGTATTTTGACACAGGCCCCCTTGTAGGAATCTTCTCAATATTTTTGTTTAAATCTTCTACGTATTCATTTAACTTATTGATTACATCTGACACGCTGAAACATTGTCACAACATCAAAATTAATGTAGTAAGAAGCATAAGTGTGACTGAGCTAAGCCGCTCGCTCGTGTGCTAGTCGAGATCGTCTCGCTATGTTTTTTAAAACACGTCCAAGACAAGAGTGTATTGTGTGTGTATAATGAATTTTATTTTATATCATAAATACATGATTAAAAATTAAATATTATTGTATATAAAATATGATGAAATTAACTAAATAACATATAATTTGATATATATAGAGTTAGTAAACAACCACCTTAAGTGTAATATTAGTGAACTAATCATGGCCTTTGATTATTAAGACACAAGTgtatacacaagtgtaaatcaatggccatgatttgatgatgaaaatacactagtgtattttacaatttgatgatgtaaatcaacgATCAGGATTTGTttactcagttcacaaatacaatAGTATTCACTATAGAACCCACCCATATAtataatcataatcataatactaaataaataataaacatgACGAGCTTCTCTTTTTACACCCCAATAAGATCTTTACATAGATAAGAGAGACCTTATGTGAATGAAACTATGAAACATAAATATTTTTCATTTACTTTCAACTTCCTTTCACTTAACTCATAAACCCAATGTAAACTAAAATATGAGAGACGAAAGGGCTTACTTGTAAAACGGTGTCAACCTAACATCTCCTGAAATGGTGCACTCGCCAGGAATTTGATTGATTCCGCCTCCGGGATCTAAAATACATTTAAGTGATTAATTCTTAAAATATGAATCAAAAACTGAATTTGTTTTTGGTTCTCAAGGACTTACAGCTCCACTGAGTTGGTTTCATGGTTGAAGGTGCTTCAAATCCATAAACTTGTTCCTTAGGGTGTGGAGGAAAATCTTTATAAAACCTTGTTTGGATCTCTTCAAGCGCCTCCATTGCTAGCTCAAGAGGATTAATAGCCTAACAAGTATACAGAAAGAAATGATGACTatgattatatatataacaaTGGGATTCTCCCGTACTTCGTGATGGGCTTTCGGTCATTATTGGTCCGGTTCATTACAGTATCAGTACGATACTGGTACTCGGCATAACAATCAACATGTATTTTACATcgattgaaaacaataaaaatgagtATCCATACCGGTGCCGATGTTATTTGATCGGTATTGGTTTAGTTCGCACGATATAGATTTGGATAACAGAAAAGAATTTATTTTGAATATAACTTCATGCTCAACGAATTTTATACTGCAAAGTAGAGAAAACTATAGAAATGAATACGGTACCAGTACTGGTACCGATTTGTTTGCTCATGTTCGATTTGGGACGATAAAAAATCAACCATATTTGACCTGTTCAAAATAACTTTTATCGTATCGTACAAAATAATAAACACATGATAACGATATATTCAGAATTTTATAAAATGTTATactatattaataaaaaaatgtaatGGTAATCTACGTCGTCCCCCTACCGTCTCGGTCCGGCGACGGCAACAACACCAAGCCGCCCCTCCCCGTCCCCGTCCTCAACGTCGCTTCCTGGACGTTGGCGACGAACCAAAACTATGGGCCCCAGGTTTGCTTTTTAACCGttagataaaaataaataaaaaaataaaaattccaGGTTCGCCGGAATCTTGCCTGCTTCGTCGGAGAGGACAACGGCCTTTCAAAATTCCGTATTTTTATTCAGTTTTGGGTGCCGGGAGTAAAGGGAGGAAGAAAGAGATATTTAAGTTGCAGACACTATTGTAGAGTTTGAACCTTCGTCAGAGTTTGGAGATACAGTCAAAGTGTCAGAGAGCTAACTTCTCTCACAAAACCAAAAGAATTTGTAATATGTAAaaggtgtatatttttaattAGAAAAATCAAATTCAATTTGAAAGTAGGTTGACGTCCACGAGGTGTTGGAAACCTCAAAAGTAAAAACAAATAGAAAACAAATTAATATACGGCTCTACATTTTGGGCGTTTTATACTATTATTTATTGttcatattatttttatttaaataatatatGTTCTACTGTGtaaattttgttatttatttaacaTGGATCAAGTTTATTTAAATTCAGATTAACTTACTTTTCAAACATGTGTCTTTTTAAATGTTTAAATGATTGTGTGTTTAAACTTTATTAATGATAACTTTCTTattagtttatttgttaaatgttaaaaaataagtagaagattaaaaaaaagtagaagattaaaaaaaaaaacataaaagtggtggggaggactatgactaggaccatcctcccatgccctctagttttggaggatgatccatccttgggaggactatgacgtggcgcctacgtggcggatcatcctccaaggatggaccATCATCATACCCACTAGCCTTAGAAACCATCCTTTATTACGGGAACCACATGAaccaattttaattttttttgttaaagtcGCGATTTagctaaaaaaaacttttttagcatttagttgtgATGTTTAGTTGTATGATTTAGTTTTTGGCATTTAACTTGGGTGGGGTGGGTGGatagggggtttaggtttttgtgtGTGGAGAGGAGGTTAGGTATTTTTAGGTTTAatggttgtaagttgtgctttgttaataacttttctttttttgattttttttctttattttttttttacttttaacccccatacttttcattttttataaatttgtcacaaaccattttttttaatttttaacccAAATACTTTTTCACTTTCAAATTCGGTCACCTATACTTTTCGATCATAATTTACAAATTTTTCATTGTATCTTCCGGTCTAAATCTTACGAGTAAACACGATGCTACATGAGTGTGCGGTTCAACATTTTTACCCTATTTTTTTCTCGTTGCTTAACGACCACGTCGTAATACGCGGGTCCGGTgtcaacttagttattcttttctatattTTACTTTTCGGTCTAATCTTTGCGCATTAACACGCGGTGGTTCAGCATTTTTACGTATACTTTTCGTTCGGCTTAGTAATTATGTTCCTCAATTACGtacttaaaaaataaaataggGAACTTTACATGTATCAGCCTTTActacacaaataaaaaaaataatcacaTAACAATTAAAATTCAGCTTCAATACCTGGTTTGGTAGACCACTATGAAAAAGCTTCCCAGTAACATGAAGGTGCCATGGTATCATACCGCCTGTACCAATGGAAGGTTGCTTATCTGCTGAGTCAATCCAATACCTgtaatttatatttttgtaacaatttaTATCTCtcaattttatattaaaaaaaaaaaaaaacagtaactTGTTTTGCAAAGAAGACGTACAGAGGTCCATTTTTTAACTTATCAAGATATCCATCTTTTGCAAGTTCCTCAACACCAACACCTTGAATAGAAGAGTTCTCTTCACAGGCTATGAAGACAGCAACAACAGTGGATTTAAGCTTCGGCTTTGTTTGGCCGAGGGTCTTCATAAGCTCGGTTACAAGGGCGACATGTCCCAAGCAATCAGTTGTTCCACGCCCTTGAAGCTTGTCTCCATCAATGCTTAGGGAAAAAGGATCAAAATCCTGACACCATTAATATGTTCGTAATCATAACAATAAGTAAATGCATAGTCTTATAAGTTAATTATATATGAAGTAAGAAGatgaacaaacaaacaaactagcTACCCATTCTTCTGGATTAGCAGTGACAACATCCATGTGCATGCCAACAAACGAAACGACCTTGTTGGGTTCGGTTCCAGGGTACTCTACTATGAGATTCCCTCGGTTGGGTTTGTAGGTAATGTGATTGACGATGAGGGGGCCGCCACCCGTGGTGGTGGAAAGAGGGAGGAGGACATCAAGAACATGGCGGACGATCCTATCCTCCTCCGGGATCAGCTCCTGTGGATTGTTTTGTACATACTTGGATTCTCCTATGAGTTTCGAGAGAAGTGTGACAAAAGAATCTTTGTTTAGCTCTCCCAATTCTTCCTTAACCATGGTGAGTGAGTGAGTGAGTGAGTGAGTGTATCAAGTGTTAACTGTTGGCAATGGGAAGATTTAGCGATATCGGTTTATTATATACATCCTTGGGGCCACCCAACGCGTGTTAAAGATATGAGATCTTTGGCAAACCGTAAGCGATAACACTACAACAAAACGACACCTATAGGGACCACAAGTAACTGTCTCTAATAATACAAAACGTGTTACAAATAACATTTATCATATTTGTAAGAAGACAAAGGTTTCTTTAGTGATGTCGGTTTATTTAACTCTTGGGCCATCGAACATGTGTTAAAGATATGAGATCTTTGGCCATCCATAAGCGATAACACTAATACAAGAAAACAACACCTATAGGAGGACAAGTGTCTGTCTATAAGAATACAAAACGTGAAGAATATTCGTCATATTTATAAGAAGACGTACAGAAGTTCTTTGGTGATATCGATTTATTTAACCTTCGGACCACCAAATTTCCGTCCAATGCCTTGTTAAAGATAACAGATCTGTGGCCATCCGTCCTCCAAGAACACATATTTTTAAAACGTGTAGGAAAAC from Helianthus annuus cultivar XRQ/B chromosome 10, HanXRQr2.0-SUNRISE, whole genome shotgun sequence harbors:
- the LOC110884296 gene encoding acetylornithine deacetylase; this encodes MVKEELGELNKDSFVTLLSKLIGESKYVQNNPQELIPEEDRIVRHVLDVLLPLSTTTGGGPLIVNHITYKPNRGNLIVEYPGTEPNKVVSFVGMHMDVVTANPEEWDFDPFSLSIDGDKLQGRGTTDCLGHVALVTELMKTLGQTKPKLKSTVVAVFIACEENSSIQGVGVEELAKDGYLDKLKNGPLYWIDSADKQPSIGTGGMIPWHLHVTGKLFHSGLPNQAINPLELAMEALEEIQTRFYKDFPPHPKEQVYGFEAPSTMKPTQWSYPGGGINQIPGECTISGDVRLTPFYNVSDVINKLNEYVEDLNKNIEKIPTRGPVSKYVLPDENLRGRIEISYDEALSGIAMDLDSRGYHVLYQATKEVVGYVKPYSITGSLPLVRELQDKGYDVQSTGYGLTATYHADNEYCLLSDMAQGYLVFASIIAQLEE